One stretch of Fimbriimonadia bacterium DNA includes these proteins:
- a CDS encoding C40 family peptidase, whose amino-acid sequence MPTRFTSVATALLCFLCCAFADKRDTAREGIARQSVAHPFPLDSRALLTYNPLQGQFSSGPASGSKAPAQSIYKVRPGDNDVLIAKRLGVTGHALRAANPGVVWTRLKIGATLKVPGTPVTAVKASATKCILNLPPLRPPMRPKLVKSPLVRYVVREGDNDWNIADHLAVRVSDLHRLNPGANFARLKPGDVLYAPGPGRILPTRLVDLPALSPPRPNGPGVSNWAMLDADRVGVRVAPSNSAKRITLVDKFTTAKVIAAADGWYRLRFQHGTTGWVRGDMLVASEMPTWAVSRPAPRTRYYASSTRPSVSYRRSYASRPPRYSADYRRPGTTGNSVVDYAAKFQGVRYRYGGESTAGFDCSGFTRYVYKLHGVSLPHNAAAQSRTGKAVSKDQIKPGDLVFFKSARGGSRIGHAGIAIGGGKFIHASSGKGRVRIDSYTSGHYSSRFAGARTFQGGSTASKSKPAETKPKGPEPKEPEQKQSSSEE is encoded by the coding sequence ATGCCTACCCGATTCACCAGTGTAGCCACCGCGCTGCTCTGTTTTTTGTGTTGCGCCTTCGCGGACAAGAGGGATACGGCTAGAGAAGGGATCGCTCGGCAGAGTGTGGCCCACCCCTTCCCCCTCGATTCGCGGGCGCTCTTGACCTACAATCCGCTTCAGGGCCAGTTTTCGAGTGGCCCCGCTTCCGGTTCCAAGGCTCCAGCCCAGTCGATCTACAAGGTTCGGCCGGGTGACAACGATGTTCTCATCGCCAAGCGTCTCGGCGTGACCGGGCACGCTCTTCGTGCAGCCAACCCGGGAGTGGTCTGGACACGGCTGAAAATAGGTGCCACGCTGAAGGTGCCCGGTACTCCGGTCACCGCTGTGAAGGCATCGGCCACGAAGTGCATTCTCAATCTGCCGCCGCTTCGTCCACCAATGCGGCCAAAGCTAGTCAAAAGCCCGCTCGTGCGTTACGTCGTGCGAGAGGGAGATAACGATTGGAACATCGCAGACCACCTAGCAGTCCGCGTGAGCGACCTTCACCGACTGAACCCCGGCGCCAACTTCGCGCGGCTGAAACCGGGAGACGTTCTGTATGCTCCTGGACCCGGGCGTATTCTCCCCACCCGGCTCGTGGATCTCCCTGCGCTATCGCCGCCGAGACCGAATGGTCCTGGTGTCTCCAACTGGGCAATGCTCGACGCAGACCGAGTAGGCGTTCGCGTGGCACCGAGCAACTCCGCGAAGCGCATCACGCTGGTAGACAAGTTCACCACCGCGAAGGTGATTGCGGCGGCGGACGGTTGGTATCGGCTCCGCTTCCAGCACGGCACGACGGGTTGGGTGCGAGGTGATATGCTCGTTGCTTCCGAGATGCCCACCTGGGCCGTGTCGCGACCGGCGCCGCGGACCCGATACTATGCTTCTTCCACCCGACCGTCGGTTTCCTACCGACGCAGCTACGCGTCCCGGCCACCGCGCTACAGCGCTGACTATCGGCGTCCGGGCACTACGGGCAACTCGGTCGTGGACTATGCAGCAAAGTTCCAGGGAGTTCGCTACCGGTATGGAGGCGAATCGACGGCTGGCTTCGACTGCTCGGGGTTCACGCGGTACGTGTACAAGCTGCATGGCGTTAGCCTGCCACACAATGCAGCGGCACAGTCTAGGACTGGCAAGGCGGTATCCAAGGACCAGATCAAGCCGGGCGACCTAGTGTTCTTCAAATCGGCTCGCGGCGGCTCTCGCATCGGGCATGCAGGCATTGCGATCGGCGGTGGAAAGTTCATTCACGCGTCCAGCGGCAAGGGTCGCGTGCGGATAGACTCGTACACCAGCGGCCATTACAGCAGCCGCTTTGCCGGTGCAAGGACCTTCCAAGGCGGCTCCACCGCATCGAAATCCAAGCCAGCAGAGACGAAGCCGAAGGGCCCGGAGCCGAAGGAACCGGAACAAAAGCAGTCTTCGTCTGAGGAGTAG
- a CDS encoding aldehyde dehydrogenase family protein, with protein MISQLSSFLPAIGPNEVATLAVRAPYDGSSLAETQILTGDGTFRALGLAVSAGRRKPPEPPIYERARILREVAARIEQERDDLALLIAREGGKPLRDALVEVSRAALSTRLAAEEALRLHGEEIPMTASAAAEGRMAFTIREPIGVVLAISAFNHPLNLIAHQVAPAVAVGCPVLVKPDLRTPLSCLRYVRMLHDAGLPPEWALPIPCENDVAEQIASSPEIAFLSFIGSAKVGWYLRSKLAPGVRCALEHGGAAPVIVDETAGLDLVVPALLKGGFYHAGQVCVSVQRVFVHRAVFEEAVARLAAGAEALNVGDPADPNTDVGPLILKREVDRVHEWVTEAIAAGARLAAGGHAVGAQCYAPTVLANPPLDSRVMTEEVFGPVICVVEYDDMNEAVEMANSVRWKFQAAVFTRDIGSALRAARGLDASAVMVNDHTAFRVDWMPFGGRAESGLGIGGIRYSMRDLTQEKLIVLRET; from the coding sequence ATGATATCACAGCTCTCATCGTTCCTCCCGGCCATTGGGCCGAATGAAGTCGCAACCCTGGCGGTTCGGGCGCCTTACGATGGCTCCTCCCTGGCCGAGACCCAGATCCTCACCGGTGACGGCACGTTCCGAGCGCTTGGTCTCGCGGTGTCCGCCGGAAGACGGAAGCCCCCGGAGCCGCCCATCTACGAGCGTGCCCGTATCCTTCGAGAGGTCGCGGCCCGGATCGAGCAGGAGCGGGATGACCTTGCGCTCCTCATCGCTCGAGAGGGCGGTAAACCACTGCGAGACGCTCTGGTCGAGGTGTCGCGGGCGGCCCTCTCGACGAGGCTCGCCGCAGAGGAGGCCTTGCGACTGCACGGGGAGGAAATTCCTATGACCGCCTCGGCAGCTGCAGAGGGCCGGATGGCTTTCACTATTCGGGAGCCTATCGGCGTTGTTCTAGCAATCAGTGCATTCAACCATCCGCTGAACCTTATCGCACATCAGGTCGCCCCGGCCGTCGCGGTCGGCTGCCCCGTGCTGGTAAAGCCCGACCTACGCACCCCGCTCTCGTGCCTTCGGTATGTGCGAATGCTCCACGATGCGGGGTTGCCGCCCGAATGGGCCCTCCCGATTCCCTGCGAGAACGACGTGGCGGAGCAGATTGCGTCTTCGCCCGAGATCGCGTTCCTGAGTTTCATCGGTAGTGCGAAGGTAGGGTGGTACCTGCGGTCCAAGTTAGCTCCCGGCGTGCGCTGTGCTCTGGAGCACGGCGGAGCGGCTCCCGTGATCGTGGATGAGACCGCCGGCCTCGATCTCGTGGTGCCCGCGTTGCTGAAGGGCGGCTTCTACCATGCCGGACAGGTCTGCGTCAGCGTGCAGCGAGTTTTCGTGCACCGCGCCGTATTCGAAGAGGCCGTTGCCAGGCTTGCCGCCGGGGCCGAGGCGCTGAACGTCGGCGACCCCGCCGATCCGAACACCGACGTCGGGCCGCTCATACTCAAGCGCGAGGTGGACCGCGTTCACGAGTGGGTCACTGAGGCAATTGCTGCAGGCGCCCGCCTCGCCGCCGGAGGTCACGCCGTCGGCGCGCAGTGCTACGCCCCCACGGTACTGGCAAACCCACCACTCGACAGCCGTGTGATGACGGAGGAGGTTTTCGGCCCGGTGATCTGTGTGGTGGAGTACGACGATATGAATGAAGCCGTCGAGATGGCCAATTCCGTGCGGTGGAAGTTCCAGGCTGCGGTGTTCACGCGAGACATCGGTTCGGCACTGCGCGCGGCAAGAGGGTTGGATGCGTCCGCGGTGATGGTCAACGACCACACCGCATTCCGAGTTGATTGGATGCCCTTTGGGGGGCGCGCCGAATCGGGGCTAGGAATCGGCGGCATCCGCTACTCGATGCGCGATCTGACTCAGGAGAAGCTGATCGTCCTGCGCGAGACTTAG
- a CDS encoding prepilin-type N-terminal cleavage/methylation domain-containing protein has translation MIPTAKRGFTLIELLVVIAIISILAAILFPVFAQARQQARDTQCMSNVNQLGKALYIYITDYNDKLPDYRFYHLVQGADQDVKAGGGYAYIKSREVFLCPMDKRTRAGVSGKGTYSYTYNAFLVGQTPAQTWPERPGRKFSSFQEPARTPTFVEERTYWEDPNYNWDINDPAFIYIDRTSSKHAGKANSGFLDGHTKKLPHSTTGHQWNLARWDDGVFMFCPPLK, from the coding sequence ATGATACCGACTGCCAAGCGTGGCTTCACGCTCATCGAGTTGCTCGTCGTGATTGCGATCATCTCGATTCTGGCGGCGATCCTGTTCCCCGTGTTCGCGCAGGCACGCCAGCAGGCCCGCGATACGCAGTGTATGAGCAACGTCAATCAGCTCGGCAAGGCGTTGTACATTTACATCACGGACTACAACGACAAGCTACCCGACTACCGCTTCTACCACCTGGTCCAGGGCGCTGACCAGGACGTGAAGGCTGGCGGCGGCTATGCCTACATCAAGAGCCGGGAGGTCTTCTTGTGTCCGATGGATAAGCGGACGCGTGCGGGCGTGAGCGGTAAGGGCACCTACAGCTACACCTACAACGCCTTCCTCGTCGGCCAGACGCCTGCACAGACCTGGCCGGAGCGACCGGGCCGGAAGTTCAGCAGCTTCCAGGAGCCCGCGCGAACGCCGACCTTCGTGGAAGAGAGGACCTACTGGGAGGACCCGAACTACAACTGGGACATCAACGACCCGGCGTTCATCTACATAGACCGGACCAGCAGCAAGCACGCCGGCAAGGCCAACTCTGGCTTCTTGGATGGACACACCAAGAAACTGCCGCACAGCACGACGGGGCACCAGTGGAACCTAGCTCGCTGGGATGACGGCGTGTTCATGTTCTGCCCGCCGCTGAAGTAA